One genomic window of Glycine max cultivar Williams 82 chromosome 16, Glycine_max_v4.0, whole genome shotgun sequence includes the following:
- the LOC100815297 gene encoding disease resistance protein RUN1: MSSSSFSTKPQWIYDVFINFRGGDTRRNFVSHLYYALSNAGVNTFFDEENLLKGMQLEELSRAIEGSQIAIVVFSETYTESSWCLSELEKIVECHETYGQTIVPIFYDVDPSVVRHPTGHFGDALEAAAQKKYSAKDREYGFSRWKIALAKAANFSGWDVKNHRNKAKLVKKIVEDILTKLDYALLSITEFPIGLEPRVQEVIGVIENQSTKVCIIGIWGMGGSGKTTIAKAIYNQIHRRFMDKSFIENIREVCETDGRGHVHLQEQLLSDVLKTKEKVRSIGMGTTMIDKRLSGKRTFIVLDDVNEFGQLKNLCGNRKWFGQGSVIIITTRDRRLLDQLKVDYVYDVDKMDENESLELFSWHAFNEAKPKEDFNELARNVVAYCGGLPLALEVLGSYLNERRKKDWESVLSKLERIPNDQVQEKLRISFDGLSDHMEKDIFLDICCFFIGKDRAYITEILKGCGLHADIGITVLIDRSLLKVEKNNKLGMHQLLRDMGREIICESSRKEPGKRSRLWFHEDVLDVLTNNTGTVAIEGLALKLHFAGRDCFNAYAFEEMKRLRLLQLDHVQLTGDYGYLSKQLRWISWQGFPSKYIPNNFYLEGVIAMDLKHSNLRLFWKEPQVLKWLKILNLSHSKYLTETPNFSKLPNLEKLILKDCPRLCKVHKSIGDLCNLHLINLKDCKTLGNLPRGVYKLKSVKTLILSGCSKIDKLEEDIVQMESLTTLIAENTALKQVPFSIVNSKSIGYISLCGYEGFARNVFPSIIRSWMSPTLNPLSYISPFCSTSSYLVSLDMQSYNSGDLGPMLRSLSNLRSILVRCDTDSQISKQVRTILDNVYGVSCTELEITSQSSEHYLRSYLIGIGSYQDVFNTLSDSISEGLTTSESSDVFLPSDNDPYWFAHMGEGHSVFFTVPEDCRMKGMTLCVVYLSTPESKAIEYLISVLMVNYTRCTIQIFKRDTVISFNDVDWHDIISHSGPGDKVEIYVIFGHGLVVKKTAVYLMCDESIDKGMDPSPEPKIEPKKNAFVKFIKKIVSSKNEEQ, from the exons ATGTCATCTTCTTCATTCTCAACAAAACCCCAATGGATCTACGATGTGTTCATCAACTTCAGGGGAGGAGACACTCGCAGGAACTTCGTCTCCCACCTCTACTACGCCCTCTCCAACGCCGGCGTCAACACCTTCTTCGACGAGGAGAATCTGCTCAAGGGCATGCAGCTGGAGGAGCTATCGCGCGCCATCGAGGGCTCGCAGATCGCCATCGTTGTCTTCTCCGAGACCTACACCGAGTCTTCGTGGTGCCTCTCCGAGCTCGAGAAGATCGTCGAGTGCCATGAAACCTACGGCCAGACGATCGTGCCCATATTCTACGACGTCGACCCGTCCGTCGTGCGCCACCCGACGGGGCACTTCGGTGACGCCCTGGAAGCGGCTGCGCAGAAGAAGTATTCCGCGAAGGATAGGGAGTATGGGTTTTCCAGGTGGAAAATCGCGCTCGCCAAAGCTGCGAATTTCTCTGGTTGGGATGTGAAGAATCACAG GAATAAAGCTAAACTAGTGAAGAAAATTGTTGAAGACATTCTCACAAAGCTAGACTATGCACTCTTGTCTATTACCGAATTTCCTATTGGATTGGAACCCCGCGTGCAAGAAGTGATTGGAGTTATAGAAAATCAATCCACCAAGGTCTGTATCATAGGGATATGGGGAATGGGTGGATCGGGTAAAACTACCATTGCCAAAGCCATCTACAATCAAATTCATCGTAGATTCATGGACaagagtttcattgaaaatattagAGAAGTTTGTGAGACAGATGGTAGAGGACATGTTCATTTACAAGAACAACTTCTTTCAGATGTTCTAAAAACAAAGGAGAAGGTACGTAGCATTGGGATGGGAACAACTATGATTGACAAAAGACTTTCTGGAAAAAGGACGTTCATTGTACTTGATGACGTGAATGAGTTTGGCCAATTAAAAAACCTATGTGGAAATCGTAAATGGTTCGGTCAAGGAAGTGTAATAATCATTACAACTAGAGATCGACGTCTGCTTGACCAACTTAAAGTTGATTATGTTTATGATGTGGATAAAATGGACGAAAACGAGTCCCTTGAGCTTTTTAGTTGGCATGCATTCAATGAAGCAAAACCAAAAGAAGACTTCAATGAGCTTGCAAGAAATGTAGTTGCTTATTGTGGAGGACTACCACTAGCTCTTGAAGTCCTTGGTTCTTATTTAAATGAGAGGAGAAAGAAAGATTGGGAGAGTGTATTATCAAAACTAGAAAGAATACCCAATGATCAAGTTCAAGAGAAATTAAGAATAAGCTTTGACGGTTTAAGCGATCACATGGAAAAGGATATATTTCTTGATATATGTTGTTTCTTTATTGGTAAAGACAGAGCCTATATTACTGAGATACTAAAAGGTTGTGGGCTACATGCTGATATTGGAATAACAGTTCTGATAGATCGTAGCCTcttaaaagttgaaaagaaCAACAAACTTGGAATGCATCAATTGCTACGGGACATGGGAAGAGAGATAATTTGTGAAAGTTCAAGAAAGGAACCAGGGAAGCGGAGTCGATTGTGGTTTCATGAGGATGTACTTGATGTATTGACAAATAATACT GGGACAGTGGCTATTGAGGGATTGGCTCTGAAATTGCATTTCGCCGGTAGAGATTGCTTCAACGCTTATGCTTTTGAGGAAATGAAGAGATTGAGACTGTTGCAACTTGATCATGTACAACTAACAGGAGATTATGGGTATCTTTCTAAGCAACTGAGATGGATCAGTTGGCAAGGGTTTCCTTCAAAATACATACCTAACAACTTTTATCTGGAAGGTGTGATTGCGATGGATTTAAAACACAGTAATCTGCGGCTATTCTGGAAAGAACCCCAG GTTTTGAAGTGGCTAAAAATCCTCAATCTTAGTCACTCCAAGTACTTGACCGAAACCCCTAACTTTTCAAAACTACCAAATCTTGAAAAGCTCATTCTCAAAGATTGCCCACGTTTGTGCAAGGTACACAAGTCCATTGGAGATCTCTGCAATCTTCATTTGATAAATTTGAAGGACTGTAAAACTCTAGGCAATCTGCCAAGGGGAGTTTATAAGTTGAAATCTGTAAAAACTCTCATTCTTTCGGGTTGTTCGAAGATTGACAAATTAGAAGAAGACATAGTGCAGATGGAATCCTTGACAACTCTAATTGCTGAAAATACTGCTCTGAAACAAGTGCCCTTTTCAATAGTCAACTCAAAAAGCATTGGCTATATATCCCTATGTGGATATGAAGGATTTGCACGAAATGTTTTTCCTTCTATCATTCGGTCTTGGATGTCACCAACATTGAATCCCCTATCTTATATTAGTCCGTTTTGTAGCACATCGTCATATCTAGTTTCCCTGGATATGCAAAGTTATAATTCGGGTGACCTTGGGCCAATGCTTAGAAGCCTTTCAAATCTTCGAAGTATTTTGGTGCGATGTGACACAGACTCTCAAATATCTAAACAAGTAAGAACAATTCTGGACAACGTATATGGTGTAAGTTGTACAGAATTGGAAATAACATCACAAAGTTCAGAGCATTACTTGAGGTCTTATTTAATTGGAATTGGAAGTTATCAAGATGTCTTCAATACTCTCAGTGATAGCATATCCgag GGATTGACAACCAGTGAGTCTTCTGATGTTTTTCTCCCTAGTGACAATGATCCTTATTGGTTTGCCCATATGGGTGAGGGACATTCAGTGTTTTTTACTGTGCCTGAGGATTGTCGTATGAAGGGAATGACTTTGTGTGTAGTTTATTTATCCACTCCTGAAAGCAAAGCAATTGAATATCTTATTAGTGTTTTAATGGTTAATTACACAAGGTGTACCATCCAGATATTCAAGCGAGACACAGTTATTTCCTTTAATGATGTAGATTGGCATGACATAATATCACATTCAGGACCCGGAGACAAGGTGGAGATTTATGTGATTTTTGGGCATGGGTTGGTGGTCAAGAAGACAGCTGTCTATCTAATGTGTGATGAATCAATTGACAAGGGAATGGACCCTTCTCCTGAGCCAAAGATAGAGCCAAAGAAAAATGCCTTTGTAAAATTCATAAAGAAAATTGTATCAAGTAAAAATGAAGAGCAGTAG